The following is a genomic window from Acidimicrobiia bacterium.
GCCGCAGGCGCTCCCGATCTTGGCAACCGCGGCGCGCAGATCAGCATTGCGGACGGTTGCGACGACTCGAGCTCCGACGCACGCGGCGAGCTGCACGCCCGCGATCCCGACTCCTCCCGCCGCGCCGTGCACGAGCACCCGTTCACCCAGACTCAATCCGCACTGGGTGAACAATGCATCGTGCGCGGTCGTGAACACCTCGGGGAAGCCACCGGCTTGCGGCCAGGCGACCTCCCCAGGCACAGGGAGTGCATGACGCTCGTGCACGATCGCCAGCTCGGCTTGGCCGCCGCCACCGATGACGGCCATCACGCGGTCACCGGCGGTGAAGCGGGCGACGCCCGGCCCGGTGGCCACGACCTCGCCCGCGAGCTCGAGTCCCGGGATGTCGGCCGGAACCCCGGGAGGCGCTGGGTACAGCCCGCGTCGCTGGATCATGTCGGCGCCGTTGAGTCCGGCACCGCGCACCGCGATCAGGAGCTCTCCATCCCCTGGTACCGGGTCGGGGTGCTCCTGCCAAGTGATCTCGCCGTCGACGATCGTCACCGCGTTCATGAAGGACGTCTACCGTCGATGGTGATGGGGTCGCAAGGCGCGCTCGCATTCGTGGACGACGACGGCGAAGAGGTGGTGCTCGACTCTGAGGAGGCTGGCTCGTTGCTCACCCTCACGGCGGGCCTCGACGCGGCGACCGTGTCGGCCTGTCCGGGGTGCCGCAGCCGCGTGCTCGCGTGCGTGGCGCTCGTCGATCTCCTCGAGGACGCACCGCCGCACCCGCGTGCCCGGGAGATCATGGAGCTCGCCGATGACGCCCCCACCCTGCATCTGTACGTGCAGGACCTCGCGACCGAGTGCGCGCACGTCAGTTGGCGTGATCCGGGTTCCGCGGAGTGGGCGGAGGCGTTGGAAGACGTGCTCGACGATCCTCCCGCCTTGCGGTAGCGCTAGTTCGGCACCGTCGGGCGCTTGAACTCATTCAAGCCCACCCAGTCGAGCAAGTCGAGGACGCGCTCCACGTCATCGGCGCGGTCCCGCTCCATGAAGCGCACGAAGGCCGCGTTCTCGCCTTCGATGAACGTGGGCACGCCGAAGACACCCCAACGGTCGACCGCTTGGGTGTGCTCCTTGGCGAGCGTGGCCAGAGATTCCCCGCCGTGCACGTGGTCGGCAACCGCGTCCGGATCGACGCCGGCCGACGCTACCGCCTCGCGCAGAACGTCTTCCTTGCCCAGCTTCTTTGCGTGCTCGTGACGGGCGGCGAAGAGGGCAAGGTGCGCGTCTACGAACTGCTCGGGGAAGTGGTCACGCACGGAGATGCCATAGAGCAACGCCAGCACACCCGTGCCCCGCTCGCTCGGGTCTCGTTCCCAGACCGGTGCTTCGCCT
Proteins encoded in this region:
- a CDS encoding zinc-binding dehydrogenase — its product is MNAVTIVDGEITWQEHPDPVPGDGELLIAVRGAGLNGADMIQRRGLYPAPPGVPADIPGLELAGEVVATGPGVARFTAGDRVMAVIGGGGQAELAIVHERHALPVPGEVAWPQAGGFPEVFTTAHDALFTQCGLSLGERVLVHGAAGGVGIAGVQLAACVGARVVATVRNADLRAAVAKIGSACGSVEVIAPDSFADHGPFDVVLELVGAPNFPADLDALDSGGRIAVIGVGGGASTELNLFTLMGKRARVHGSTLRNRSHEDKAVAARAIERAVLPLLERGAIEVPVAAEIPMSDAAAAYERFAAGAKLGKIVLVT
- a CDS encoding DsbA family protein: MTRKLAVTFDYRCPFAYNGHASVIAAVRGGADIEARPHAFSLDQIHVPEGEAPVWERDPSERGTGVLALLYGISVRDHFPEQFVDAHLALFAARHEHAKKLGKEDVLREAVASAGVDPDAVADHVHGGESLATLAKEHTQAVDRWGVFGVPTFIEGENAAFVRFMERDRADDVERVLDLLDWVGLNEFKRPTVPN